In a genomic window of [Empedobacter] haloabium:
- a CDS encoding TonB-dependent receptor codes for MFSTNAKIRPALRPVCQAVLLSLYGSALLAAAGAHAQTTDTAPTAVQPAQSAIQVVNVVGSRRATSSATDTVSPVDVIPLSAAAERGGQFDLSQTLTNISPSFNSTRQTGADGADLVDSAALRGLGSDQTLVLVNGKRRHTSSLVNLFGARNRGNTGTDMNAIPMLAIKDVQVLRDGAAAQYGSDAIAGVMDIGLKRSIGCEAVAGYGQYSAGDGKNYLASAYCGFALAGGVVGVTGEYLDRGRSDRSEPDNPRIIGDSKTKNKTLYVNGDIPTGVSGNSGRFYFTGGVQTRDASSAAFGRGGVGTDDIPSRNSAAMYPDGFVPFINGDLDDRYVILGHRAKLGEWNSDLSQTYGYNRLRYDIANTLNASIANADLLAGGRGISPSSFDAGGFSFAQYTTNLDFNRYFEGMVGNGLNVAFGAEYRVEKYKIFAGEPGSYIDADGVGTGGNAGSQGFPGFQPGDITNARRHSTAAYLDLEADLNADTKLQGAVRWEKYSDFGSTVTGKLAGSYRLAPSTLLRGSASTGFRAPSLQQAYFSSTFTDFIGGVPTDVVLAPNGGAVARLAGIPDLKEEKSRSFTLGTTWTPTDALSVTADLYHIKIKDRIVLSGRFDADNYPELAARLSTLGVGQAQFFVNSVDTKTQGLDLTVSHKSTVLGNRLTTFLAANFSKTEVDGIHAPASLAGYEDVLLSERERLFIEQGGPRRKATLGFDYITGPVETDFRIVHFGPQTLGTFSGTAAGVPNLKYEAKTSADLSVTYTISQNAKITVGGNNIFNVKPTSQNPDETDNGFKYDSVQFGLNGASYFARLHVKF; via the coding sequence GTGTTTTCGACCAACGCCAAGATCCGTCCTGCCCTGCGCCCGGTTTGCCAGGCAGTCCTGTTGAGTTTGTATGGCAGCGCCCTGCTCGCCGCCGCTGGCGCGCACGCGCAGACCACCGACACCGCCCCGACCGCGGTCCAGCCCGCGCAGTCCGCGATCCAGGTCGTCAACGTGGTGGGCTCGCGCCGCGCCACCAGCTCCGCCACCGATACCGTTTCGCCCGTCGACGTGATTCCGCTGTCGGCCGCGGCCGAGCGGGGCGGCCAGTTCGACCTGTCGCAGACGCTGACCAATATCTCGCCGTCCTTCAACTCGACCCGCCAGACCGGCGCGGACGGCGCCGACCTGGTCGACTCCGCCGCGCTGCGCGGCCTCGGCTCGGACCAGACGCTGGTACTGGTGAACGGCAAGCGCCGCCACACCTCGTCGCTGGTCAACCTGTTCGGCGCGCGCAACCGCGGCAACACGGGCACGGACATGAACGCGATCCCGATGCTGGCCATCAAGGACGTGCAGGTGCTGCGCGACGGCGCCGCCGCCCAATACGGCTCGGACGCCATCGCCGGCGTGATGGACATCGGCCTGAAACGCAGCATCGGCTGCGAAGCGGTGGCCGGCTACGGCCAGTACTCGGCCGGCGACGGCAAGAACTACCTGGCCTCGGCCTACTGCGGCTTCGCGCTGGCCGGCGGTGTCGTCGGCGTCACCGGTGAATACCTGGACCGCGGCCGCTCCGACCGCTCCGAGCCGGACAACCCGCGCATCATCGGCGACTCGAAGACCAAGAACAAGACCCTGTACGTGAACGGCGACATCCCGACCGGCGTGTCCGGCAACTCGGGCCGCTTCTACTTCACCGGCGGCGTGCAGACGCGCGACGCCTCGTCGGCCGCCTTCGGCCGCGGCGGCGTCGGCACGGACGACATCCCGTCGCGCAATTCCGCCGCGATGTACCCGGACGGCTTCGTTCCCTTCATCAACGGCGACCTGGACGACCGCTACGTGATCCTGGGCCACCGCGCCAAGCTGGGCGAGTGGAACAGCGACCTGTCGCAGACCTACGGCTACAACCGCCTGCGCTACGACATCGCCAACACGCTGAACGCCTCCATCGCCAACGCCGACCTGCTGGCCGGCGGTCGCGGCATCAGCCCGTCCTCGTTCGACGCGGGCGGCTTCTCGTTCGCCCAGTACACCACCAACCTGGACTTCAACCGCTACTTCGAAGGCATGGTCGGCAATGGCCTGAACGTGGCGTTCGGCGCCGAGTACCGCGTCGAGAAGTACAAGATCTTCGCCGGCGAGCCAGGTTCCTACATCGACGCCGATGGCGTGGGCACCGGCGGCAATGCGGGCAGCCAGGGCTTCCCGGGCTTCCAGCCGGGCGACATCACCAACGCGCGCCGCCACAGCACCGCCGCCTACCTGGACCTGGAAGCGGACCTGAACGCCGACACCAAGCTGCAGGGCGCCGTGCGCTGGGAAAAATACAGCGACTTCGGCTCCACCGTCACCGGCAAGCTGGCCGGCAGCTACCGCCTGGCGCCGTCCACGCTGCTGCGCGGCTCGGCCAGCACGGGCTTCCGCGCGCCGTCGCTGCAGCAGGCCTACTTCTCGTCGACGTTCACGGACTTCATCGGCGGCGTGCCGACCGACGTGGTGCTGGCGCCGAACGGCGGCGCCGTCGCCCGGCTGGCCGGCATTCCGGACCTGAAGGAAGAGAAGTCGCGCAGCTTCACCTTGGGTACCACGTGGACGCCGACGGATGCACTGTCCGTCACGGCCGACCTGTACCACATCAAGATCAAGGACCGCATCGTGCTGTCCGGCCGCTTCGATGCCGACAACTATCCTGAGCTGGCGGCGCGCCTGTCCACCTTGGGCGTGGGCCAGGCCCAGTTCTTCGTCAACTCGGTGGACACCAAGACGCAGGGCCTGGACCTGACGGTCTCGCACAAGAGCACCGTCCTGGGCAACCGCCTGACCACCTTCCTGGCGGCAAACTTCAGCAAGACGGAAGTGGACGGCATCCACGCTCCCGCTTCGCTGGCCGGCTACGAGGACGTGCTGCTGTCCGAGCGCGAGCGCCTGTTCATCGAACAGGGCGGCCCGCGCCGCAAGGCCACGCTGGGCTTCGACTACATCACCGGCCCGGTCGAGACGGACTTCCGCATCGTCCACTTCGGCCCGCAGACCCTGGGCACCTTCAGCGGCACCGCGGCCGGCGTGCCGAACCTGAAGTACGAGGCGAAGACGTCGGCCGACCTGTCGGTCACGTACACGATCAGCCAGAACGCCAAGATCACCGTGGGCGGCAACAATATCTTCAACGTCAAGCCGACCTCGCAGAACCCCGACGAGACGGACAACGGCTTCAAGTACGACAGCGTGCAGTTCGGCCTGAACGGCGCTTCCTACTTCGCGCGCTTGCACGTCAAGTTCTGA
- a CDS encoding bifunctional 2',3'-cyclic-nucleotide 2'-phosphodiesterase/3'-nucleotidase, translating into MKTNQVMVAALMAAGLVGCGSNDSNWAEPTPQPPAAAKIPDGTTVTFALLETTDLHSNVLSYNYYSLAEDTSLGMERTSTLIQAARAENPNNVLLDDGDVIQGTLLADLQAVTNPVPCSGTLAVHKAMNALKYDGGGMGNHEFNYGLPFLAQVTNTDFNIPGVAKPAGTCGAPAFPLVLSNVTGVASGKPIFQPYAVLPRTFKATAPDGSSLEVQFKLGIMSFVPPQILEWDQKNLAGKVAVSGAKEVAQQYVPELRAKGADVIVALSHGGLDPSPYSPKMENQSYHLAGTGIDALMIGHSHLVFPKGKETGAPALDPSLVALPASANVDAVNGFVNGVPTVMAQSWGRRLGIIKMTMVYQGGKWVTQPAKTSVESRGFKYTDGTTLVKADPAIATLVAKEHADTIAYAKQPLGVTTDFEMSSYFALVGDVSAIQLVNQAQIDYVKNFIATSTDPLLSTYKNIPVISCSAPFKAGRNGPSDFTDVAPGASAAAPVGLQVRNPGDLYLYSNNNLQAVKIKGTDLKAWLEASAKQFGQIDPARTAEQDLVPSYGTIYNYDVFYAENNALTYQIDVTKPAGSRIVNLVYQGKPVADTDDFIVATNDYRAGGGGNVPGIDGSKTIIKSPDANQAVVSNYLQKLGKATGKVTLAANGSARSWSFAKVATAGPVILRSAPGHLALARASGIAAVTAEGGLDANGFAKYSIDLSK; encoded by the coding sequence ATGAAGACGAATCAGGTAATGGTGGCGGCATTGATGGCGGCCGGGCTGGTCGGTTGCGGCAGCAACGACAGCAACTGGGCCGAGCCGACGCCGCAGCCGCCGGCGGCCGCGAAGATCCCGGATGGCACAACGGTCACCTTCGCACTGCTGGAAACCACCGACCTGCATTCGAATGTCCTCAGCTACAACTACTACTCCCTGGCCGAGGATACGAGCCTGGGCATGGAGCGCACCTCGACCCTGATCCAGGCCGCGCGCGCGGAAAACCCGAACAACGTGCTGCTGGACGATGGCGACGTCATCCAGGGCACCCTGCTGGCCGACCTGCAGGCCGTGACCAATCCCGTGCCCTGCTCCGGCACGTTGGCCGTGCACAAGGCGATGAACGCGCTGAAGTACGACGGCGGCGGCATGGGCAACCACGAATTCAACTACGGCCTGCCGTTCCTGGCGCAAGTCACCAATACCGACTTCAATATCCCAGGCGTCGCCAAGCCGGCCGGCACCTGCGGCGCGCCGGCCTTCCCGCTGGTGCTCAGCAATGTAACCGGCGTCGCCAGCGGCAAGCCGATCTTCCAGCCGTATGCCGTGCTGCCCCGTACCTTCAAGGCGACCGCGCCGGACGGCAGCAGCCTGGAGGTACAGTTCAAGCTCGGCATCATGAGCTTCGTGCCGCCGCAGATCCTGGAGTGGGACCAGAAGAACCTGGCCGGCAAGGTGGCCGTCAGCGGGGCGAAGGAAGTGGCGCAGCAGTACGTTCCGGAGCTGCGCGCGAAAGGCGCGGACGTGATCGTGGCACTGTCGCATGGCGGCCTCGATCCCAGCCCGTACAGCCCGAAGATGGAAAACCAGAGCTACCACCTGGCCGGCACGGGCATCGACGCGCTGATGATCGGCCACTCGCACCTGGTCTTCCCGAAAGGGAAGGAGACGGGCGCGCCCGCGCTCGACCCGTCGCTGGTGGCCCTGCCGGCCAGCGCGAACGTCGATGCCGTCAACGGCTTCGTCAACGGCGTGCCTACGGTAATGGCGCAGAGCTGGGGACGGCGCCTCGGCATCATCAAGATGACGATGGTCTACCAGGGCGGCAAGTGGGTCACGCAGCCGGCCAAGACGAGCGTGGAATCGCGCGGCTTCAAGTACACCGACGGCACGACGCTGGTGAAGGCCGATCCGGCCATCGCCACGCTGGTCGCCAAGGAACATGCGGACACCATCGCCTACGCCAAGCAGCCGCTGGGCGTGACGACGGACTTCGAAATGTCGTCCTACTTCGCACTCGTCGGCGACGTCTCGGCCATCCAGCTGGTGAACCAGGCGCAGATCGACTATGTAAAGAACTTCATCGCCACGTCGACCGATCCGCTGCTGTCCACTTACAAGAACATCCCCGTGATCTCGTGCAGCGCGCCGTTCAAGGCCGGCCGCAACGGGCCATCGGACTTTACCGACGTGGCGCCGGGCGCCAGCGCGGCCGCCCCGGTCGGCCTGCAGGTGCGCAACCCCGGCGACCTTTATCTGTACAGCAACAACAACCTGCAGGCCGTGAAGATCAAGGGCACCGACCTGAAGGCGTGGCTGGAGGCTTCCGCCAAGCAGTTCGGCCAGATCGACCCGGCCAGGACGGCGGAGCAGGACCTGGTGCCGAGCTACGGCACGATCTACAACTATGACGTGTTCTATGCCGAGAACAACGCGCTGACGTACCAGATCGACGTGACGAAGCCGGCCGGCAGCCGCATCGTCAACCTGGTCTACCAGGGCAAGCCGGTGGCGGACACGGACGACTTCATCGTCGCCACCAACGACTACCGCGCCGGCGGCGGCGGCAACGTGCCCGGCATCGACGGCAGCAAGACCATCATCAAGTCGCCGGACGCCAACCAGGCGGTGGTCAGCAACTACCTGCAGAAGCTCGGCAAGGCAACCGGCAAGGTCACACTGGCCGCCAACGGCAGCGCGCGCAGCTGGTCGTTCGCCAAGGTGGCGACGGCCGGGCCGGTGATCCTGCGCTCGGCGCCGGGCCACCTGGCGCTGGCGCGGGCCAGCGGCATCGCCGCCGTCACGGCCGAGGGCGGGCTCGATGCCAATGGCTTCGCCAAGTACAGCATCGACCTGTCCAAGTGA
- a CDS encoding tetratricopeptide repeat protein, translated as MRLRQALPALLAAFVLTGCRHEPPPSSAQIEALAMTAAQRADAAAEQQLQRLAAQGLPVAQRELGILYRARPAARGDAERLLRQAAQAGDAQAAYHLGELYRTPAPGVATDVAAAWPWYQQAAEGGQAKAALRLGLMAKNGDGVPRDAAVAARWLQLASDLGNAHAMFLLSYAYREGDGVPRDAARGMALLEEAAEHEYPPALQELALTVGDPTRAGHLMKEATEHRRNNWNRF; from the coding sequence ATGCGCCTGCGCCAAGCGCTGCCGGCGCTGCTTGCGGCATTCGTACTGACCGGCTGCCGGCATGAGCCGCCGCCCTCCTCTGCCCAGATCGAGGCGCTGGCGATGACGGCGGCACAGCGTGCCGACGCGGCGGCCGAACAGCAGCTGCAACGGCTGGCGGCGCAGGGCTTGCCCGTGGCGCAGCGCGAGTTGGGCATCCTGTACCGCGCCCGCCCGGCCGCACGGGGTGATGCCGAACGCCTGCTGCGCCAGGCCGCGCAGGCGGGCGATGCCCAGGCGGCCTATCATCTGGGCGAGCTGTATCGGACTCCAGCGCCGGGTGTCGCCACCGACGTTGCGGCCGCGTGGCCGTGGTACCAGCAAGCGGCCGAAGGTGGTCAGGCGAAAGCCGCGCTACGGCTCGGCTTGATGGCGAAGAACGGCGACGGCGTGCCGCGCGACGCGGCCGTGGCGGCACGCTGGCTGCAACTGGCCAGCGACCTGGGCAATGCGCATGCGATGTTCCTGCTGTCGTACGCCTATCGCGAGGGCGACGGCGTGCCGCGCGATGCAGCCCGGGGCATGGCCCTGCTGGAGGAAGCGGCGGAGCACGAGTATCCGCCGGCGTTGCAGGAGCTGGCGCTGACGGTGGGCGATCCGACGCGGGCCGGGCACCTGATGAAGGAGGCTACCGAGCATCGGCGCAATAACTGGAACCGGTTCTAG
- the coaD gene encoding pantetheine-phosphate adenylyltransferase: protein MKKIGFSGTLDPITNGHMWVIGEARSIAQEVVVFLSENSTKQPRFSAEERRAIVLESCAERQWDNVQVVIVKSDYTARVARKHGIDYLIRGIRTTADFDYENLIQQTNVEVIGGAKTLFVMPPRDLGSVSSSFVKALEGPVGWNWTMKKFVPGPAYRSWILDWLHKEWLSLWPAGDDAAAANAQAWFARMTGADAYGGAERHYHNLDHLVHGLAEIRAWSANTRPDKRDIDIVRAAFWFHDAVYAHGAADGVSNEEASARLWLGSGLAADAAMADEVAQLIRATDHFQGGAVSHPLKDIMLGVDLAILGQDEEVYGHYARGIRAEYGHFPDEHYNSQRGQVLAHLRSKAEQRQLYVDRWFADQYNELAIVNMTRELAMLGS from the coding sequence ATGAAGAAAATCGGTTTCTCGGGCACTCTGGACCCGATCACGAACGGCCATATGTGGGTGATCGGCGAGGCCCGCTCGATCGCGCAGGAAGTGGTCGTGTTCTTGTCGGAGAATTCGACCAAGCAGCCCAGGTTCTCCGCCGAGGAACGCCGCGCGATCGTGCTGGAAAGCTGCGCCGAGCGCCAGTGGGACAACGTGCAGGTCGTCATCGTCAAGAGCGACTACACGGCGCGGGTGGCGCGCAAGCACGGCATCGATTACCTGATCCGCGGCATCCGCACGACGGCCGATTTCGACTACGAGAACCTGATCCAGCAGACCAACGTGGAAGTGATCGGCGGCGCCAAGACGCTGTTCGTGATGCCGCCGCGCGACCTCGGCTCGGTCAGCTCCAGCTTCGTCAAGGCGCTCGAAGGCCCCGTCGGCTGGAACTGGACGATGAAGAAGTTCGTGCCCGGTCCCGCCTACCGCTCCTGGATCCTGGACTGGCTGCACAAGGAGTGGTTGTCGCTGTGGCCGGCCGGCGACGACGCGGCGGCCGCCAACGCGCAGGCCTGGTTCGCGCGCATGACGGGCGCGGATGCCTACGGCGGCGCCGAACGCCATTATCACAACCTCGATCACCTGGTTCACGGCCTGGCCGAGATCCGGGCCTGGAGCGCCAACACGCGGCCGGACAAGCGCGACATCGACATCGTGCGCGCCGCCTTCTGGTTCCACGATGCCGTGTATGCGCATGGCGCGGCCGACGGCGTCTCGAACGAGGAAGCCAGCGCGCGCCTGTGGCTGGGCAGCGGCTTGGCGGCGGACGCGGCGATGGCCGACGAGGTGGCGCAGCTGATCCGCGCCACCGATCATTTCCAGGGCGGCGCGGTCAGCCACCCGCTGAAGGACATCATGCTGGGCGTGGACCTGGCGATCCTGGGCCAGGACGAGGAGGTGTATGGCCACTACGCGCGCGGCATCCGCGCCGAGTACGGCCACTTCCCGGACGAGCATTACAACAGCCAGCGCGGCCAGGTCCTGGCGCACCTGCGCAGCAAGGCCGAGCAGCGCCAGTTGTACGTCGACCGCTGGTTCGCCGACCAGTACAACGAACTGGCCATCGTCAACATGACACGCGAGCTGGCCATGCTGGGCAGCTAG
- a CDS encoding ATP-binding protein, with protein sequence MPKVSVSHSLRGRLLWFLLAAITMAALAQAMIAYRSALHDADQIFDYHMQQMALALRSGAPLANSVHGPSADPGNDDMVVQVWTPDGIQVFRSISRAELPQRAVLGFSNVKAKGTTYRVFSVQTSNQTVQIAQDMAVRKRMAGALALRTVGPIAMMAPVLMLVVWWVVSGSLAPVARVRRQVASRQADDLSPVSESDLPDEVKPLVHELNLLFGRVRTAFDAQQHFVADAAHELRSPLAALKLQVLSLERAEDAGARAVAIGRLTAGIERATRLVEQLLVLARQEAAEAKLEPVNLTDLARRTLGDMANAAATREIDLGLHEADEAEVRGQGDALLVLLRNLVDNALKYTPAGGTVDVSVRAGTNGAGAALVVEDSGPGISPEERERVFNRFYRVPGSTATGSGLGLAIIKAIAERHGATLTLDQSARLGGLLVQVAFPAAPASTGKPGAGAKAPAA encoded by the coding sequence ATGCCGAAGGTCAGCGTCTCGCACTCGTTGCGCGGCCGGCTGCTATGGTTCCTGCTGGCAGCCATCACGATGGCCGCGCTGGCGCAGGCGATGATCGCCTACCGCAGCGCGCTGCACGACGCCGACCAGATCTTCGACTACCACATGCAGCAGATGGCGCTGGCGCTGCGTTCCGGCGCGCCGCTGGCCAACTCCGTGCACGGCCCCAGCGCCGATCCGGGCAACGACGACATGGTGGTGCAGGTCTGGACGCCGGACGGCATCCAGGTATTTCGCTCGATCTCGCGCGCCGAGCTGCCGCAGCGCGCCGTGCTGGGCTTCTCCAACGTCAAGGCCAAGGGCACGACGTATCGCGTGTTTTCCGTCCAGACCAGCAACCAGACGGTGCAGATCGCCCAGGACATGGCCGTGCGCAAGCGCATGGCCGGGGCGCTGGCACTGCGCACCGTCGGCCCCATCGCGATGATGGCGCCGGTGCTGATGCTCGTGGTCTGGTGGGTCGTCAGCGGTTCGCTGGCGCCGGTGGCGCGGGTGCGGCGCCAGGTCGCGTCGCGCCAGGCGGACGACCTGTCGCCCGTGTCGGAATCGGACCTGCCGGACGAGGTCAAGCCCTTGGTGCATGAACTGAACCTGCTGTTCGGCCGCGTGCGCACGGCATTCGACGCGCAACAGCACTTCGTGGCCGACGCCGCCCACGAGCTGCGCTCGCCGCTGGCGGCGCTCAAGCTGCAGGTGTTGAGCCTGGAGCGGGCGGAGGACGCCGGCGCGCGCGCCGTCGCCATCGGCCGTCTCACCGCCGGCATCGAGCGTGCCACGCGCCTGGTCGAACAGCTGCTGGTACTGGCCCGCCAGGAAGCGGCCGAGGCGAAGCTGGAGCCCGTCAACCTGACCGACCTGGCGCGCCGCACCTTGGGCGACATGGCCAACGCGGCCGCCACGCGCGAGATCGACCTGGGCCTGCACGAGGCCGACGAGGCCGAGGTGCGGGGGCAGGGCGACGCGCTGCTGGTCCTGCTGCGTAACCTGGTCGACAATGCGCTGAAATACACGCCGGCCGGCGGCACGGTGGACGTATCGGTGCGAGCCGGCACCAACGGCGCGGGCGCCGCGCTGGTGGTCGAGGACAGCGGTCCCGGCATCTCGCCGGAAGAGCGCGAGCGCGTGTTCAACCGCTTCTACCGGGTGCCGGGCAGCACGGCCACGGGCAGCGGACTGGGCCTGGCCATCATCAAGGCCATTGCCGAACGCCATGGCGCCACCCTGACCCTGGACCAGTCCGCCCGGCTCGGCGGCTTGCTGGTGCAGGTGGCGTTTCCCGCCGCGCCGGCAAGCACCGGCAAGCCTGGCGCCGGCGCCAAGGCCCCTGCAGCGTGA
- a CDS encoding response regulator transcription factor has translation MRLLLVEDDVMIGEVVLDLLRAEHYAVDWVKDGAMADTALQTQTYDLVLLDLGLPRKDGLEVLRSMRARKELTPVLVATARDAVEQRIAGLDAGADDYVLKPYDLDELLARIRALLRRSAGRAEPVFEHKGVSINPQTREVLAGGQPVNLSAREWAVLEALIARPGIVLSRAQLEEKLYSWKDEVNSNAVEVYIHGLRKKLGSELIQNVRGLGYMVPKV, from the coding sequence ATGCGGCTGTTGCTGGTGGAAGACGATGTGATGATCGGTGAAGTGGTACTGGACCTGCTCCGGGCCGAGCATTACGCCGTCGATTGGGTCAAGGACGGCGCGATGGCCGATACGGCGCTGCAGACGCAGACCTACGACCTGGTGCTGCTGGACCTGGGCCTGCCGCGCAAGGACGGCCTGGAAGTGCTGCGCTCGATGCGGGCGCGCAAGGAACTGACGCCGGTTCTGGTGGCCACGGCACGCGACGCCGTCGAACAGCGCATCGCCGGCCTGGATGCGGGCGCCGACGATTACGTGCTCAAGCCCTACGACCTGGACGAACTGCTGGCGCGCATCCGCGCGCTGCTGCGCCGCTCGGCCGGCCGGGCCGAACCCGTGTTCGAACACAAGGGCGTCTCGATCAATCCGCAAACGCGCGAGGTGCTGGCGGGCGGCCAGCCCGTCAACCTGTCCGCGCGCGAATGGGCGGTGCTGGAGGCGCTGATCGCGCGGCCCGGCATCGTGCTGTCGCGTGCCCAGCTGGAGGAAAAGCTGTACAGCTGGAAGGATGAAGTCAACAGCAACGCGGTCGAGGTCTACATCCACGGCCTGCGCAAGAAGCTGGGCAGTGAACTGATCCAGAACGTGCGCGGGCTGGGCTACATGGTGCCGAAAGTATGA
- a CDS encoding DegQ family serine endoprotease translates to MSKNTVVSMTMKRLVLTLCAVGVLGAGAAIAVQHNSKAQAAPAAAPVASNAAPTAAVPANAAAGAPAPTPAPMIALPDFSVIASRNGPAVVNISTTGRVRTGYENRAEPFADDPFFEFFRRFQGPQRGGGGREVPSHGVGSGFIVSADGIILTNAHVVRDASEVSVKLADRREFRAKVLGSDPKTDVAVLKIDAKNLPVVPLGRSTELKVGEWVLAIGSPFGLESTVTAGVVSAKGRSLDEGSVPFIQTDVAVNPGNSGGPLFNTKGEVVGINSQIYSQTGGYQGLSFAIPIDLANRIKDQIVATGKVVHARLGVTVQEVNQSFADSFGLATPEGALVANVEPGSPGDQAGLKPGDVIRTVNGQKIVASGDLPALVALAKPGDQVTLDVWRQGKAVSLTGKLGNANARAVASTDERAPADKLRLGLALRPLDPLERRQTGLPAGLVIEDAGGAAASAGVQPGDVLLSVNGRTVTSVEQVRDVVARADRSVALLIQRGEERIFIPVRLG, encoded by the coding sequence ATGAGCAAGAATACTGTTGTCTCGATGACGATGAAGCGCCTGGTGCTGACGCTGTGCGCGGTCGGCGTGCTGGGTGCCGGCGCAGCGATAGCAGTACAGCACAACAGCAAGGCGCAAGCCGCGCCCGCCGCCGCGCCGGTGGCGAGCAACGCGGCGCCGACGGCTGCCGTGCCGGCCAACGCGGCCGCGGGCGCCCCGGCGCCCACACCGGCGCCGATGATCGCCTTGCCCGACTTTAGCGTCATCGCGTCGCGCAACGGTCCCGCCGTCGTCAACATCAGCACGACCGGGCGGGTCCGCACCGGCTACGAGAACCGCGCCGAGCCGTTCGCCGACGACCCGTTCTTCGAATTCTTCCGCCGCTTCCAGGGCCCGCAACGCGGCGGTGGGGGCCGCGAGGTGCCCAGCCATGGCGTCGGCTCCGGCTTCATCGTCAGCGCCGACGGCATCATCCTGACCAATGCCCACGTGGTGCGCGATGCCAGCGAGGTGTCCGTCAAGCTGGCCGACCGGCGCGAGTTCCGCGCCAAGGTGCTCGGTTCCGATCCGAAGACGGACGTGGCGGTGCTGAAGATCGATGCGAAAAACCTGCCGGTCGTGCCGCTGGGCCGCTCCACGGAGCTGAAGGTGGGCGAATGGGTGCTGGCGATCGGTTCGCCGTTCGGCCTGGAGAGCACCGTCACGGCCGGCGTCGTCAGCGCCAAGGGCCGCTCGCTGGACGAGGGCAGTGTGCCGTTCATCCAGACCGACGTGGCCGTCAATCCCGGCAACTCCGGCGGCCCGCTGTTCAATACCAAGGGCGAAGTGGTCGGCATCAACTCGCAGATCTACAGCCAGACCGGCGGCTACCAGGGCCTGTCGTTCGCGATCCCGATCGATCTCGCAAACCGCATCAAGGACCAGATCGTCGCGACCGGCAAGGTGGTGCATGCGCGCCTGGGCGTGACGGTGCAGGAAGTGAACCAGAGCTTTGCCGACTCGTTCGGCCTGGCCACGCCCGAAGGCGCGCTGGTGGCGAACGTCGAGCCGGGCAGCCCGGGCGACCAGGCCGGCCTGAAGCCGGGCGACGTGATCCGCACCGTCAACGGCCAGAAGATCGTGGCCTCGGGCGACCTGCCCGCACTGGTGGCGCTGGCCAAGCCGGGCGACCAGGTGACGCTCGACGTCTGGCGCCAGGGCAAGGCCGTCAGCTTGACGGGCAAGCTGGGCAACGCCAACGCGCGTGCGGTGGCCAGCACCGACGAGCGGGCCCCGGCCGACAAGCTGCGCCTGGGCCTGGCCCTGCGGCCGCTCGATCCGCTGGAGCGGCGCCAGACCGGCCTGCCTGCCGGCCTGGTGATCGAGGATGCCGGCGGCGCGGCCGCCAGCGCCGGCGTGCAGCCGGGCGACGTGCTGCTGTCCGTGAATGGCCGCACGGTGACGTCGGTGGAGCAGGTGCGCGACGTGGTGGCCCGTGCCGACCGTTCGGTGGCGCTCCTGATCCAGCGCGGCGAGGAACGCATTTTCATCCCGGTCCGCCTGGGTTGA
- a CDS encoding Hsp20 family protein — protein sequence MRTFDLAPLYRTAIGFDRLAQLLNNDSQPSYPPYNVELVGEDQYRIVMALAGFDRSEIDITSERDSLVVVGRKQKEAVERTFLHRGIAARDFEQRFQLANHVKVSGASFNNGMLTIDLVREVPEAFKPRKIAIDGVGANVTALDEKRVAA from the coding sequence ATGCGTACCTTTGACCTTGCTCCTCTGTACCGTACCGCCATCGGCTTCGATCGCCTGGCCCAGCTGCTGAACAACGACTCGCAGCCCAGCTATCCGCCGTACAACGTCGAACTGGTCGGCGAAGACCAGTACCGCATCGTGATGGCGCTGGCCGGCTTCGACCGTTCCGAGATCGACATCACCAGCGAGCGCGATTCGCTCGTCGTGGTGGGCCGCAAGCAGAAGGAGGCCGTCGAGCGCACCTTCCTGCACCGCGGTATCGCGGCACGCGACTTCGAACAGCGCTTCCAGCTGGCCAACCACGTCAAGGTGTCGGGCGCGTCCTTCAACAACGGCATGCTGACCATCGACCTGGTGCGGGAGGTGCCGGAAGCGTTCAAGCCGCGCAAGATTGCCATCGACGGCGTCGGCGCCAATGTCACGGCGCTCGACGAGAAGCGCGTCGCGGCATAA